One Desulfobulbaceae bacterium genomic window, ATTCAGGTATGACCTTGTCTCTTTTAGGCCTCAGCCAACCCATTCGGCGGCCTAAGCATGCCCTGATGCCATCGGGCATTAAGGCCGCTTCTCCTAGCCGGGTTTCGTAGGAGAAGAGTAAATCCCCTTTTTGTGGGGTGACTCTCTTTGTCCACTTCTTGAAGTCTATTTCACTGAGATACGCAGACTTTGTTAAATCCAACCGCCCTTTCTCTAAACTTGAAATACTTAAGAAACATGGCCCTGCTTCGATTTTTTTAGGGGTCGCATGAGGGCCATCAAAAACCGCGGCGATCTCACTAATGGTGGTCATTGAGTTATCCATTTAGAAACACCCCGCCAACTCCCTGATCTCCTGCTCCAATCACCTTAATAAACTGCTGCCCGGCTGGGGTGAGACGGTATTTTTGGGTGGGACTGTTTGGTGAGTCCGGCTGGGTCATTTCGATCAGCTTAGCGTTTAAGGCGGGATCGAGATAGGTGTACTTGAAGTTTCTCCTTCCTTTCAAATCAAGTAATGCCATAAGTTCGGTAACGGTCTTGTCACCATCCATGACTGCAATGAGCTTTTCTACTTGTTCCCTTACTTGTTCCCTTACTTGTTCCCTTACTTGTTCCCTTACTTGTTCTGATCTGGCAAGACTTTTCCGGACAAATAATTACGCATTAGCCAGGCTGCTGCGAAGTTCCTGGTAGGCGCTTTCAAAAATCTCCTCCGGGGTTGCTGTTCGTTCTTCATCTGCGGCAGTTTCATGGCTTTTATCCTGTTTGTTGCCCGGATAGAGGTTGGGATTGTTAAGATAGACCTTCTCGGGCTTTTTTATCTCCCGCAGGCCTTTACCGCTTCGGCTAGCTGTATAGAGTGCCATACTACTATCACTGAAAATGAAAATATTATAGCAGAGGACTTCACGTTTGCGAAGGGGACGGGGCAAGTTTGCGGTAGAAACCCGGTCATTGCCGAGAGCGGTTGCGTGACTGGCCCTGGTTTTGTCGTCTACCTTTGCCGGCCCAGGCCGGGCGGCCTGATTCGTCGCGGAGGGTTACACTGGCATGTTGGGTGGTGTTGGTGATTTCCTGGGCGATGATGTAGATGGCGCCATCATTTTCCTGGGCCTTGGATCCGCGTACTGTGATCTCATCACCTGTGCTGAGCGGGATACCGTGCTCTTGCCAGTAGTGGGGAGGGCCAGTAGAGATAAAGATGCTGGCGCCGTCTGTTTCGAGTTCGATTTGAAGACTTGGGCGGTCATCGTCTGCTTGGATGTTGATGATGTGTCCCTTGACCGTGATCACAGTGTTGATATCGTAGCCGGATTTGAGGTTCAGGGTTTTGTGACTGTCCTTATCGATTCCCCAAAAGGCGAAGGCCTGAAGCGGCTGTGACAAGCCAAGCGTCAAGAGAAGAGATATGGTGATTATGGTCTGTTTCATGGTGTGAGGCGGCGGACTTGTTGGTCCGCCGCCTGAGGGTTAGTGGTTAGATTACTCTGCTGCGGCAGGCACTGTTGTGGTCGTTCTGCCACTGCCATCTCGAAGGCCGTTGCCGTTGGCAGGACGAGTCGTGGAGCCATTGGCGGTAGTGCCAGTGTTCAAAAAGGTGCCGTCTCGACGTTGCGAACCTTCCGGGCGGACCGCTGTTGCGCCTGAAGTTGAGGTTTGAGTTCGGGTCTGAGCCCCGTTTCTTTTTCCAGCGCCATTGCCGCCGCGCGCCATGGCTTCTCCAGCCATGGTCATGGTGAAGATTGCTGCAACTGCCAGGGTCATCATCTGTTTGGTGTTCATGATTCTTTCTCCTTGAAGGTATTGAACGTTATGCTTTCGTGTGACGGTTCGGGCGTTCCGCCCTTTGCGGATTATTTGCCGAAGCCATCAAGCTTCCTGCCTGTCAATATTCCACGATCCGTGCCAAAGAGAGAAAAATTTATAACATCATGAAATTAGATGGATTATCGTTTTAATCCTAATGCCGAATTGCTGAAAACAGATGCAAAATTTGCACCTGTCGAGAAAATCTTGCACTATCCTAGTAACTATTCAGCTCAATCCGCAAAACAAGCAGATGTCGGGAACTGTAACTATTCAGCAGCACTACAGATGCGCGAAATAAGCCTGCGAACAATAGCCCGTCTATGTGAGCAGGCTTATGACAGCTAAGCGACCGTAGGGAGACTGCGAAGCAGATGTGGTGTTGCTGGACAGTTACATCCTTAATTACTTAGAATCATCGGTTATTCCATACTCCTTCAGGCGATACTGTAAGGTCCGCAGAGATATGCCCAAACGATCAGCAGCCAGACGACGTTTACCTGCAGTCGCCTTCAATGCGGCGGCAATAGATTTCCGTTCGGTCTCTTTCAAGATGCCTCCCTCTTCCCTGGAGACTGGTGGGGGCGAGTGGAAGATCTTCGGTAGTTCCATGATCGTTACTTCGCCACGGGACAAGATGATGGCGCGTTCGATGACATTTTGCAATTCGCGGATATTGCCAGGCCAGTAATAGGCGCGTAATACCTTCATGGCTTGCGTGGTGATGCCTGAGATTTTTTTGCCCATGGTGCGGGCGTGGAGGCGGATAAGAAAGTCCACCAGATCACCCAAGGCATCATCACGGTCACGCAATGGGGGCAGGGTGATGGGAAAGACATTCAGTCGGTAGAAGAGGTCCTCGCGAAAGCGTCCCTCGGTCACCTCTGTGGCCAGATCTCGGTTGGAAGCGGCCAGGATTCTGACATTGGCGTGCATCTCACGATTGCCGCCCACCCGCTGGAAACTATGCTCCTGGAGGACCCGCAATAGTTTGGACTGCATTAAAAGGGGCATCTCCCCGACTTCATCCAGCAGAATTGTTCCGCCGGCTGCCAGTTCGAATTTCCCTTGGCGAGTGGTGGTAGCGCCGGTGAAAGCGCCTCGTTCGTGGCCGAAAAGTTCACTTTCCAGAAGATTGTCCGGGATGGCGGCACAGTTTATGGCGACGAAAGGGCCGCCTTGGCGAAGGCTGGTCAGATGAAGGTAACGGGCGAGTAATTCCTTGCCTGTACCGCTTTCGCCGCCGATCAACACCGTCGCCTCGGTTTGAGCGACCTCTCCTACCAGTCGGCGCACTTCGCCCATCGCCGTCCCGGCAAAAAGGATGTCCAGAGGCGGTAATCCAGCCAGTTCCGCTTCATCAGGGGCAATCAAGCGTCGCTTCCGGCAATGCTCATCGAGAAGACGAGTCACCAGCGTCCGCAGAGTTGCCGGATCCTGAAGCGGCTTGGTAAGAAAGTCGCTGACTCCATCTTTGATAGCCGCGACAGCTTCCTCCACAGTGCCAAAAGCGGTGATCAAGATGAATGGCGGCGCTGACGGATCACTACGACTGGCTCGAAATAACTCAAGGCCTCCCATCTTCGGCATTTTGAGGTCGGACAACACCAGGTCGAATGACTTGCTCTTCAGCAGTGTCAAGCCTGCCGCACCATCGGCAGCCTGATCCACCATATGGCCGGCATCTTCCAGGATATCCGCTAATAGAGTGCGGAAGGTGGTATCGTCCTCAACGATCAGGATTCGTCCGTTGGTCATCACTTACTCCATCAATTTTGGTGGCCTGGAGGTGGACACTAAAAAGCGCTCCGCCTCCAGGGGCAGGGCCTGCTTTAATGCTGCCGCCATAGTCATCAATAATTTTTTTAGATATTGCCAGCCCAAGACCGGCCCCACGGGCCTTGCTGGTTCGAAACGGCTCAAACAGCGCTGACTGCATCTCAGCAGAAATGCCAGGACCGTTGTCGGCGACATTGATTTCAGCCCATTTCCCATCTCGGAGTCCTGTGACAATAATCGTGCCTTCATCGGGAGAAGCTTGTATGGCATTGGTGATCAGATTGAGCAGGACGCGACGCAATCCTGCCTCCTGGCAGAGCACGGTCAGTTCGTTGGGGATGTGGCAATGAATTTTGACACTGCGCTCTTGTGCTTGGGGGGTAAGTAATTTCAATACGGATTCAGCAACTATCGCTGGTCGACACGGTATCAGCGAAATTGATTCGGTTCGGGTGTAGAGCAAGATGTCATTGACTAATCCCTGTAAATGATTCGCTTCGTTGACGATCAGCTGGGCAAAACCACGATCCTTGCCCTCGGGAAGACGTTCGGTCAAAAATTGGCCATAGCCCTTGATCCCGGCTAAGGGATTCCGGACTTCATGGGCCAGGACTGCCCCGACTTCACCCAGTCTCGCCAACTCTTTTTGCTGCGCGGCCTGACGTTGCTGTTCTGCTTGGCGTTTCAACAGCCAGAGAACAGTGAGTCCCAAGAGCCAGCCCACAGCCAACAGGGAGAAGATTACTGTTATACCTTGGCGGGCGCGGCGCATTACCTCTTCTGCGCGCCAGGTGTGTAAGGCGAGACGCAGTATGCAGGTAGTGCTGGAAAGATGCAAGGGGGTCTGAAACTCGTAAATTGTTTCGCCGGTTCCGAGCTGGAGCCGTTTTTCACTCAAAGCGCCTGTCTGTAAAACCGACTGATAGCGAGTGTCGCCTACATTGGAACCGGTCAAGTCGGAATTGGTATGGAAGATAATCGTGCCGTTGGCGGCGATGATGGCTGCGTAAGCGACCTCACGGGTCAAAAGTGAGTTGAGGGATTTCAGCGAGGTATCGTTGACCGCTACTTCTTCCATGATGGTCGCTGTGGTAAGAGCCAGGCCACGCAAAATTTCTTCCGCAATTGGCGCTGCCGAACGGTAGTTACGGATTGCAAACCAAGAGAGCCCGCCGGTAAGGACGGCCGCAGTAACAATTGCGAGGATGACAGCGATGAATCTGAACATAACGCCTTTTACTCTATCTTTCCAGCATCGAAAAGGACCTATTTGAATCTCTATCGAATATTGACTTCCTCCATTGAAAATGAAAATTTCTTAGCAAAGGTCTTCACGGTTGCAGAGGAGACGGGGCAAGTTTACGACAGAGCCCTTATAGCTACCGGCTTTGCCAAGGTTTACTTACTTACACTATCCCCTAGAGTAGTTTCTTTGACAGCTTGTGTGGAATCTACATTGGCTCGTGCGGAGATAAACTCGCCTTTGAGGTTGAGATCCCGTTGTGGAAACGGGATGACGATCTGGTGTTCTCGAAAAATTTTATCAATTGCAAAATTCAGATCGCTCCGGCAGATTAAACGCTTGTCAACCTCATGAATAAAACAGCGCAGTTCGAAGTTAAGGGAACTTTCGGCAAATTCCATGAACAAAACCTGAGGTTCAAGATTGGTTTCGGTGGTAACCACTTCGGGATGGGAGTAAGCAACTTCAAGCAGTAACTTCTTGACAACTTCGGTGTCGCTGCCGTAGGCCACGCCAATCGGAATTTTCACCCGGCCCTTCCTGTCACTATACATCCAGTTGGTCACCTGGCTGGAGATGAGTTCTGAGTTTGGAACAATGACATCGGCCCGATCAAAGGTTCTGATGACGGTGGAACGGACGCTGATCTCAGTAACATAGCCCTCTGTAGGGCCAACGGCAATCCAATCACCCCGCTGAATTGGACGTTCAAAAATCAGGATGAGACCAGAAACGAAGTTATTGACAATGTTTTGCAGACCAAAACCAATACCAACCGAGAGAGCGCCGGCGATTACGGTTAAGGAGGTAAAGCTCATCCCCGATGCCCCGCAGCCTGCCAGTAAGGCAAGGATGAAGCCGAGATAGCCGGTTACAGTTATAGTGGCATCGCGAGCGCTGGCAGTTAAATG contains:
- a CDS encoding restriction endonuclease subunit S, which gives rise to MDNSMTTISEIAAVFDGPHATPKKIEAGPCFLSISSLEKGRLDLTKSAYLSEIDFKKWTKRVTPQKGDLLFSYETRLGEAALMPDGIRACLGRRMGWLRPKRDKVIPE
- a CDS encoding histidine kinase encodes the protein MFRFIAVILAIVTAAVLTGGLSWFAIRNYRSAAPIAEEILRGLALTTATIMEEVAVNDTSLKSLNSLLTREVAYAAIIAANGTIIFHTNSDLTGSNVGDTRYQSVLQTGALSEKRLQLGTGETIYEFQTPLHLSSTTCILRLALHTWRAEEVMRRARQGITVIFSLLAVGWLLGLTVLWLLKRQAEQQRQAAQQKELARLGEVGAVLAHEVRNPLAGIKGYGQFLTERLPEGKDRGFAQLIVNEANHLQGLVNDILLYTRTESISLIPCRPAIVAESVLKLLTPQAQERSVKIHCHIPNELTVLCQEAGLRRVLLNLITNAIQASPDEGTIIVTGLRDGKWAEINVADNGPGISAEMQSALFEPFRTSKARGAGLGLAISKKIIDDYGGSIKAGPAPGGGALFSVHLQATKIDGVSDDQRTNPDR
- a CDS encoding sigma-54-dependent Fis family transcriptional regulator, which translates into the protein MTNGRILIVEDDTTFRTLLADILEDAGHMVDQAADGAAGLTLLKSKSFDLVLSDLKMPKMGGLELFRASRSDPSAPPFILITAFGTVEEAVAAIKDGVSDFLTKPLQDPATLRTLVTRLLDEHCRKRRLIAPDEAELAGLPPLDILFAGTAMGEVRRLVGEVAQTEATVLIGGESGTGKELLARYLHLTSLRQGGPFVAINCAAIPDNLLESELFGHERGAFTGATTTRQGKFELAAGGTILLDEVGEMPLLMQSKLLRVLQEHSFQRVGGNREMHANVRILAASNRDLATEVTEGRFREDLFYRLNVFPITLPPLRDRDDALGDLVDFLIRLHARTMGKKISGITTQAMKVLRAYYWPGNIRELQNVIERAIILSRGEVTIMELPKIFHSPPPVSREEGGILKETERKSIAAALKATAGKRRLAADRLGISLRTLQYRLKEYGITDDSK